TTATGTCTTACTCAAATAATAATACTTAAAAGTCCATTTCTGGTGCtgtatgttctgtttttgtgaactgataaagtaaaaaacaccctgcagtataaatgggtaagttgtTGTGCAGTTACTTATAGCAcaaacattgtaacttgctttccacaaaatttataaataataataatgatgtaattAATTCGGAGAAAAGTCTGTTAAGACTGTGAGCTCCTGAAGTGCATCTCTCTGAAAGAATATTGTTGTTATGTGGTTCACAGCTGTAGAAGTGGTGCTTTTTTACACTACATTCATAGAGTAGGGTTTAGTGGCACGGGGCTCCATTAGAATGAACCCAAGTGACCCCAGTGTGGTTCAAATGCAGGCAGcaggaagaaggagaaggagcggCCGGAGATCTCGCCCCCGTCGGACTTTGAGCACACCATCCATGTTGGCTTCGATGCAGTCACCGGGGAGTTCACGGTGAGCAGCGAGCTTCTGTGTTTCTAGGCACCATAATGACACAAAGTGGGGGTCTTACTGTAGTAGCTTCGAGCAAGGCACGTAACGTAACTTACTCcagataaaatgttaataaacagTAGTAGTAATAACGTTTTAAGGATAGATGAATGGATTCCGTGATTTCCAAAGGCTTCCAACCTGAAGCTCATCCTCACCCCCACTCACCCTGTATCGCAGCATTACCTGTCATATTCCTATTTTACCTGACTGTCTCTTTCAGGAGTTCACTCCTCTCACTGTTTAATACTCCTGTCCTTGGTAGTGCTCTAGTGCTTAACTCAGTCCTGTGCTCCCGATGAACAGCCCTCTGTTCCATCGCTTGACTCCGCCTTTTCTCCCTGTTCCCACTAGGGCATGCCGGAACAGTGGGCACGACTACTCCAGACCTCCAACATCACCAAGTCGGAGCAAAAGAAGAATCCACAGGCTGTGCTGGATGTGCTCAAGTTCTATGATTCCACTGGCAACAGCAGGCAGAAATACCTCAGCTTCTCCTCAGGTTGGGGCCCTGTGAATGTGTGTTGTTACTCAAGCTCTCCATATCAGAGTGACCCTGTGTTGTTTTCTGGTTCAGCAGTAAGTCTGGCTCttactttttctctttctcttccacAGAAAAAGATGGTTTTCCCTCAGGCACTCAACCGGTGAGTCCTCGTCTTGGTTAAAATATCAACACAAATACATTAGTCGCTGCCCATGTGACATTTAGCTGTTTCTTGTAAAGGCGTCATAAGAATTCAATGAGGTCCAAAGATGGCCACAGGGTGTAGCAACTAACTGGTTAAAAGTGGAGACTTGTAAAGCAGCTTGGTATTGTCAGAAAGCAGCTGAAAGCAGAACATAAGCCAGTGGTGCTAGAGGTGTGATTCCCTGACCCCCTTTCTGTCCCAGCCCATGAAGAAAGGCACAGAGCCTTCAACAGCTCATGTGAAGGACccagatgatgatgaggatgatgacgaTGCACCGCCAGTTGTGGCACCCCGACCGGAACACACCAAATCTGTGAGTCTTGTTTTACCCTGGCCATCCTAGTATCTTGCTGTGATCCAGTGACACAAACACTCAGGTCCTCATGCCTCCACTTGCCAGCCAGAACTCACCTGTCCCTTGTTTGTGGTACTCACATAGGTCTACACACGATCTGTCATTGACCCCATCCCCCCGCCAGCAGCAAGCTCAGATGGCGATGCTGCCTCCAAGGCTGCAGACAAACAGAAGAAGAAGGGCAAGATGACTGATGAAGAAATCATGGAGAAACTTAGTATGTTgacattacttttattaaatagATGCAGTTATTCAAGTGACTGAATCAGACAATTTACGTACGCTGTATCACACTGCTGCTTTACCCACTGACATTCCTGTACGTGGTCTCATAGTGCTGTTACAAAGTACTTTAACCAAACATTCTTACCTGAAGGAACCATCGTCAGTATTGGAGACCCCAAGAAGAAATACACAAGATATGAGAAGATTGGTCAAGGGTGAGCCTGCTTTCaatcattaaatttatttgtgtgCAGAGGTGTTATCTGCCAAAGTTTTGCTAGAGTCCTAACAAATATGTCTTTCAACCCACTGCTGCAAGAATATGGTACAAGGCGGTAAAATTATCGTTTCGTATTGCGTAATTTTTTTAAGGCAGGTTTTTAAGACTGTTTTGTTGGTCCTCAAATGAAAGCCAGGGTGAAATATGACAAGTCCTAGAGAagggttttattgttttttgtttttctgtaagaAAGGTAAAACtcttgtgggggaggggggtgtcctTTACTTTTTATGGTGATTGTACTGCTAGTATATTTGTCAGATTGTACAGCAGTAATGGGATTTGAATCAAGCTTTGTAAAACAGCCTGTCTTTGTGTATGTAGTCATCTTTGCATCTGTTTCCCTGTGTCCCTTCAGGGCCTCTGGTACAGTGTTCACAGCCATTGATGTCGCCACAGGACAGGAGGTAAGTTGACATGAGTGATGTAGGAAGGACTCTAAAAGGGGCACCTGAAATTTGACCGGACGTTTGTAATTGCACAGAATTCCAAATAGTGAAATGGAGCCTTCATGCAGTCCTTCTCATGAATGGTACTTACGAGGTCCCATGGCACGGGTCCCATGCTCAATTGCTCATGTACCTCGTGTGGTGTCAATGGTGGCTCACAGTTGCTCTTCTTTTTCACATAGGTGGCCATCAAGCAGATCAACCTGCAGAAACAGCCCAAGAAGGAGCTGATCATCAATGAGATCCTGGTCATGAAAGAACTGAAGAACCCCAACATTGTCAACTTCTTGGACAGGTGATCGGACGGAAGCTACAGGCTGAAAAACTAGATGCCAAAATCTTACTGGTTGAAATCCAGGAAAGGAGCTGGTTGGGTTAGCCTTAAGCAAGATACTTCAgttgaaaaaatatatgtagttcaagtcagttaaaaataatttacttggATAAACTTCTTCGCTAAGCATCTCAgtaaatatatactgtgtacATTAATGCAGAGCTGCAGTCCCTGTCCAGCCtattaaatgcaaaagaataTGTAGCCAAGTTTCATTGGGAGCGTTACACTAGAAAGACTGCAAAAGTTTAGATACGTGAATGTTTAaggttattttttaaacagtgtcTGTAAAACATTTGACAGGTATAAAAAGGAGAATGGAATAGGAGCTCTTGTAGCAGTACTTCTGTTTCTCAAATGGTTCTTCATTGCTtcctggagaaggaggagcttGTTCTTGTGGTGGAGCATCCCATTGATTGACTCTTTGTGTCACGTGGTTTCTGACAGCTTCCTGGTTGGGGAGGAGCTCTTTGTTGTGATGGAGTACCTGGCCGGTGGCTCCCTGACAGATGTGGTGACAGAAACATGTATGGATGAAGCTCAGATCGCCGCTGTGTGTAGAGAGGTCAGTTCACGGTCATATTGCAAACAACATCAACATTAATATTTAGGCTCTGCCtttgatttttataaaattagTGAACATTTCCAAAGTGTTCATGTGGAAATCCTCTGTCTCTTGCTAACTGTTACACCATTCCAAGGAGTATTGTCCCTGTAGCTAGGTAAATTTTCCAATTTCGGTCAGATGACATGTGACAGCAACAATTCAGTATGCAGTATATTAAcatgattaataataatgagttaCTTAAAACTTAACAGTATCAATAATAAGTCCGCACATGTTAAAATTAGCGCATTCATGTTACCTCGTGGCAGCGGGCTGTTGACCCTGCAACCCCTTACCAGCATTTGTCTGCATCTCCTCCTTGCTCAGTGTTTACAAGCTCTGGAGTTCCTACATGCCAACCAGGTGATCCACAGGGACATCAAGAGTGACAACGTGCTGCTGGGCATGGACGGCTCTGTGAAACTCAGTGAGTCGTCCATCTGCTGGCTTGGGCCCGGTGCCCACTTGCAAGTCATTTGGACTAGTTGTGGAGCATTAActtaatttctgttttaaagtTGTGcccagtgtgttttgttttttttttttttttttttttttttgttttttttcattcaaaatttGCGAACAAGACAACTGGTCTCAACTGCCTCCAAACCACTATGGAAAATTCAGCAAAAGCTTTGCGTGGTGTGTTTGAGTAGGACGATAAACTGCTTATGATATTTGGACAAatgttgttgtatttttttcttgtttcctaTAACTGCAACTCATtatttttgtcccccccccccccccccccagctgacTTTGGCTTCTGTGCTCAGATCACCCCTGAGCAGAGCAAGCGCAGCACCATGGTGGGCACGCCTTATTGGATGGCCCCTGAGGTCGTAACTCGGAAGGCCTACGGGCCCAAGGTGGACATCTGGTCCTTGGGCATCATGGCCATTGAAATGGTAGAGGGTGAGCCGCCCTACCTCAACGAAAACCCCCTGAGAGTAAGGGCACTCGGAAAACGCACCGTATCATGCTTGGTAGCTTTGTGTGTTTGATTAAAATGGTAAAGCTATGAGCTCCGTGGATGtctgcatgtactgtatgtgtcaaCTAAGAAGAGTGTATGATGGGGATGAGGGGTATGATGAAAACTGCCTCTCACTCTTCATCTTGCCTGCTTGACTTCGAGGCGCTATATTTGATTGCCACTAACGGCACCCCGGAGCTCCAGAACCCAGAGAAGCTCTCTCCCATTTTCCGGGACTTCCTGAACCGCTGCCTTGAGATGGATGTTGAAAAGAGGGGTGGAAGCAAAGAACTGCTCCAGGTAAGTTCTGCCCCACTTGCCACCCTGTCAGTGGGAACAAGCTTCTGAATGTCTGACTCATTGTAGAACACTGCACATGCCTTCACACTCAGTCTTCggtggcaaaaaaaaaggttattttgaCTATTTCCTCGTAGTTATTCGTAAACTGTCGAgttacattttcactttgttttatatCGCTTTCCTGTGTCAATTCTCTTTATACAGTGGGAGACTGAAGGTAGTCTGATTAGGGTTTTTTCTTAAATAGGACTGGCTAATGATTGAATATTTATGCAAACCTGACACCCCCCACCCTTTGCTCTCTTTGGCAGCACCCATTCTTGAAGCTGGCAAAGCCCCTGTCCAGTCTGACACCCCTCATCCTGGCAGCCAAGGAGGCCATGAAGAGTAACCGCTAGCTTGCTGATGGCATTCCAGCCCCCTCTTATGCCATTGTGCCATTGACCCATGTAACTCTGCCAAAACAGCCTGTTGACACCAAAACTGTATGATTGTGCCCTGCCATGGGGAGAGCTTCTCCCTTGCCTTAAAAACTCTCCTCGGCAAGCTAGCCTTTTCTAAAACTGCCAGAATTTCCAcgtgtttgttttcactgacagaTGCCCAAAGTGTCACACTTGTCGGGGGAAGTGGGCATTGTTTTAATGAGGAATCAGGatgtattttgtcttttttttcacgTCACTTGTTGCCTTCAGcttatttaaaatgaagctAAAATCCACTCCTCGTTGTGCAAATTGATGTGCCATTTTCTATGGATGTTGCTGTTGCCAGTTTATGTTTCTGGCAGCTGTACTCTGCTTTTCCATGTTGCTTGTTTTCTGATCTGAATTTGAACCTGGTAGGTCCTGTAACTTCTCCATGGTTTCATAGTTTTTCACAGTATACAGAGCTACAAGATCCATTTTGTCTCGCAGACATCTTGGAAAAGTATTTAACCTGACataattctgtgtgtttttatttatagatgCATGAGAATTATGTCAGGAAACATTGGAGTTGGAGATGGCTGCTTTGGCACAATGTTTTACTATGTGTCTTTCATTCAACCCACCCATCCAACAAGGATACCAGGGTTCTGAGTTTGTTTTAACCCTAGAAATCATGATTTCTGTGCCCTTTTTGTAGATCATCTTAAGTTGTACACATTATAGAATATCTCatatacctgtttttttttttttttttttcccttgggGCTTGCTGtcttaaaaataactgaaactaGCTGTACTGTATGAGATGAGCTACTTCTAATACACAGGGAATTAGGTAGATAAACCTTCAGataaaaatgggggaaaaaaagtgtgtgtatattatgtacttttaaaagaaggaaaaggttAACTACAGATTAGAAATCAGGACTTTTGACTAGctgttatataaatgtatgtatgtatgtatactgttatttgtttttaacaatCCAACTGTTCTCCAGAAGGTAAAGTATTAGCAAATTTGTCTTAATGATGGTATGAGGAATGATCATTACTGTACTtcttttagtcttttttttctaaactaaaAGCATTGTTTCTGCAAgatcaaagaaaaatacatccCAGTTGAATAAAAAGTGCATTATTATTTCTAGTTTAGTACATTTCAATGGCACATATCATTGTAAAATATACCGGTTGCCTTTGTCAAAGGGATCTAAATGTCAGAATGCTCCTGTCTGTGACTTTTAATGGCTCAGTGTGATGTCACTGTTGAAAATTGAAAGCAGCAATGAAttgccattttcaaaaaatgtgcaagtgTTGTGATGTATGGTTTTCGACGAGTCCAATGGATGGTGTCTTCagtggaacccccccccccccccgtttttcTTTCACTCAGGCTTGTACTCTGCTGATGTGATGTGATTTTACCTATAATTTGGGTCCAAGACCCAAGCAGCGGGCCTACTTTTGGACCCCTGAGCAAGAGATCTGTTCGAGTTACTACTTCgaaagaaagtgaaaactgAAGCAGTATTCTGAAAACTTGACTCATGGCCAAGATGTGACTTTTTAGCCAACAGGTGAACAGTAACCAGTCTCCCTGCACCTCCGTCTCCGCTTTCTCTTTAGAAGAGTATCTTTCCTACCAACTCCTATAAGGTAAAATGCTGACACATGACTCTCAGCTCCTGTAAGTCCACacgtgttagggttagggaggattctaccactgaaccaccgatgcaCGTCTAGCGCACCCtggtatttaccttgaaaaaTTGCTCCAAAATTTGATGTAATAGTTTTCATAGGCAGTTTTCACGTGTGTGAATTTGAACTGTGCAGTGGAAAGACTGTACGCTCAggcattggtggttcagtggtagaattctcgcctgcCACGCGGgaggcccgggttcgattcccggccaaTGCAAagttgcgttttttttttttactctttttttttcttgtgttgaaAGTGAGCTTCACCATCCGAACCATGCGGTGAACACACGATGTACTTAGCGACTAATAGTAAAAAAACATGTCTGCTTGCAGTAAACGGTTGACACCTCCCcgtcggggaatcgaaccccggtctcccgcgtgacaggcggggatactcaccactatactaacgaggagctcttgttttcttttcttttaaccaAGGGATGATACACAATGTATCCCTTTGTAGTTCTGTCATTTTGGGCATTGAAGTGTTTTATCGGTTAGTTGCGGAATTTGGGGGCAGCAGCTGGAGTCACATGTAATAAACCCAGAATAAATAAACTCCGGTCCATTGTGAATAATGACTCACTCCATGTGCGCCTTCGTTCATTCATAAACaaaggtttaaa
The window above is part of the Scleropages formosus chromosome 19, fSclFor1.1, whole genome shotgun sequence genome. Proteins encoded here:
- the pak2b gene encoding serine/threonine-protein kinase PAK 2b, producing the protein MSDNGEMEDKPPAPPVRMSSTIFSAGSKDPLSANHSSKPLPSVPEEKKPRNKIISIFSGAEKGSRKKEKERPEISPPSDFEHTIHVGFDAVTGEFTGMPEQWARLLQTSNITKSEQKKNPQAVLDVLKFYDSTGNSRQKYLSFSSEKDGFPSGTQPPMKKGTEPSTAHVKDPDDDEDDDDAPPVVAPRPEHTKSVYTRSVIDPIPPPAASSDGDAASKAADKQKKKGKMTDEEIMEKLRTIVSIGDPKKKYTRYEKIGQGASGTVFTAIDVATGQEVAIKQINLQKQPKKELIINEILVMKELKNPNIVNFLDSFLVGEELFVVMEYLAGGSLTDVVTETCMDEAQIAAVCRECLQALEFLHANQVIHRDIKSDNVLLGMDGSVKLTDFGFCAQITPEQSKRSTMVGTPYWMAPEVVTRKAYGPKVDIWSLGIMAIEMVEGEPPYLNENPLRALYLIATNGTPELQNPEKLSPIFRDFLNRCLEMDVEKRGGSKELLQHPFLKLAKPLSSLTPLILAAKEAMKSNR